A genomic segment from Bradyrhizobium sp. ISRA430 encodes:
- a CDS encoding ABC transporter permease — translation MSVFVLRRLLTLLATLVGASLIIFLVLDALPGNAAQMLMGADASPDAVRALTVKLGLDQPLTIRYLQWIEGLLSGDLGNSYVYGTPVASLIAERLVLTIPLAIMSMLITVALALSAGIYTAANHNKLGDVGVMSLTQVGLALPNFWFAILLILLFSVRLQWLSAGGFAGWDDGIWPGVKSLLLPAISLAVVQAAILARVTRSAVLEVLREDFVRTARAKGLGKREVLWSHVLRNAMIPVMTVMGLQFANLLAGTIVIENVFYLPGLGRLIFQSIANRDLIVVRNCVMLLAAMVVIVNFVVDVLYAFIDPRIKVHDL, via the coding sequence ATGAGCGTATTTGTCCTCCGACGTCTCTTGACCCTGCTGGCGACGCTGGTCGGCGCATCCCTGATCATTTTCCTGGTGCTGGATGCCTTGCCCGGCAACGCCGCGCAGATGCTGATGGGCGCCGATGCGTCGCCGGACGCGGTGCGCGCGCTCACCGTCAAGCTCGGGCTCGACCAGCCGCTGACCATTCGCTACCTGCAATGGATCGAGGGGCTGCTCTCGGGCGATCTCGGCAACAGCTATGTCTACGGCACGCCGGTAGCTAGCCTGATCGCGGAGCGGCTGGTGCTGACCATTCCGCTCGCAATCATGTCCATGCTGATCACGGTGGCGCTCGCGCTTTCCGCCGGTATCTACACCGCCGCCAACCACAACAAGCTCGGCGACGTCGGCGTGATGTCGCTGACGCAAGTGGGCCTGGCGCTGCCGAACTTCTGGTTCGCCATCCTCCTCATCCTGTTGTTCTCGGTGCGGCTGCAATGGCTGTCGGCCGGCGGCTTTGCCGGCTGGGACGACGGCATCTGGCCCGGCGTCAAATCGCTGCTGCTGCCGGCGATCTCGCTCGCGGTGGTGCAGGCCGCGATCCTCGCGCGCGTGACGCGCTCGGCGGTGTTGGAAGTGTTGCGCGAGGATTTTGTCCGCACGGCGCGTGCGAAGGGGCTCGGCAAGCGCGAGGTGTTGTGGAGCCACGTGCTGCGCAACGCCATGATCCCGGTGATGACGGTGATGGGCCTGCAGTTCGCCAATCTGCTCGCCGGCACCATCGTGATCGAGAACGTGTTCTATCTGCCGGGGCTCGGCCGCCTGATCTTCCAGTCGATCGCCAATCGCGACCTGATCGTGGTGCGCAACTGTGTGATGCTGCTCGCGGCGATGGTCGTGATCGTCAACTTCGTGGTCGATGTGCTCTATGCCTTCATCGATCCCCGCATCAAGGTCCACGACCTGTGA
- a CDS encoding amidase family protein, producing MSNDLCFLSATELRARIGGKELSPVEITRAVLARAEALQPELNCFITLCGDEAMAQAREAERKVMAGEPLGLLHGLPVTVKDIVNTRGVKTTFGAVPYKDNVPKEDAVAVARLRAQGAILIGKTTTPEFGSKCLTDSPLFGRTRNAWDAGRSSGGSSGGAAVAVASGIAPLAIATDGGGSTRIPAACNGVVGIKQSNGVIPHSQVQDAFGNQTYVTPTTRTVADTALMMQAMAGEDASDPWSIGVPVSDFIGTAAPRGDLRGQRILFCLSPPGRPVSADVAASFKASLDRLAGLGAELEEFSGEGFDIEPIWRAINHTVWRTRFSKLVAEHGDVLSDTFVKQVALATNVSGVDYQEAMFARTALFRRVQSLLARGHLLAMPTVTRTALPIDQDLFGTIEIDGQQFDSVRPHWFPWTMLFNMTGHPAVSLPCGFGHDGLPIGLQLVGRFRADAELLRVSALFEASHDLLSRWPE from the coding sequence ATGAGTAATGATCTCTGTTTCCTGTCCGCCACCGAGCTGCGCGCCCGTATCGGCGGCAAGGAGCTTTCGCCGGTCGAGATCACCCGCGCGGTGCTCGCGCGCGCCGAGGCGCTTCAGCCAGAGCTGAACTGCTTCATCACGCTGTGCGGCGATGAGGCGATGGCACAGGCGCGCGAGGCGGAGCGCAAGGTGATGGCAGGCGAGCCGCTCGGCCTGCTGCATGGCCTTCCCGTTACCGTCAAGGACATCGTCAACACCAGGGGCGTGAAGACCACCTTCGGCGCCGTTCCCTACAAGGACAATGTTCCGAAGGAGGATGCTGTCGCCGTCGCACGACTGCGCGCTCAGGGCGCGATCCTGATCGGCAAGACTACGACGCCGGAATTCGGCAGCAAGTGCCTGACGGACTCGCCGCTGTTCGGCCGCACCCGCAATGCGTGGGATGCGGGCCGTTCCTCCGGCGGCTCCAGCGGCGGCGCCGCGGTGGCCGTCGCCAGCGGCATCGCGCCGCTCGCGATCGCGACCGATGGCGGCGGCTCGACGCGGATCCCCGCCGCCTGCAACGGCGTGGTCGGAATCAAGCAGAGCAACGGCGTCATTCCGCACAGCCAGGTGCAGGATGCCTTCGGCAACCAGACCTATGTCACGCCGACCACGCGCACCGTCGCCGACACTGCGCTGATGATGCAGGCGATGGCCGGCGAGGATGCCTCCGATCCCTGGTCGATCGGCGTTCCCGTCTCCGATTTCATCGGCACGGCAGCGCCGCGCGGCGATCTGCGCGGGCAAAGGATCCTGTTCTGCCTGTCGCCGCCTGGACGTCCCGTGTCCGCCGACGTCGCGGCCAGCTTCAAGGCGAGCCTCGACCGGCTGGCAGGCTTAGGTGCCGAGCTCGAGGAGTTTTCCGGCGAGGGGTTCGACATCGAGCCGATCTGGCGCGCCATCAACCACACGGTCTGGCGCACGCGGTTTTCGAAGCTCGTCGCCGAGCATGGCGACGTCCTGAGCGATACTTTCGTGAAGCAGGTCGCTCTTGCGACCAATGTCAGCGGCGTCGACTATCAGGAGGCGATGTTCGCGCGCACCGCGCTGTTCCGCCGGGTGCAATCCCTGCTTGCGCGTGGGCATCTGCTGGCGATGCCGACCGTCACCCGCACCGCGCTGCCGATCGACCAGGACCTGTTCGGCACCATCGAGATCGACGGTCAGCAGTTCGACAGCGTCCGACCGCATTGGTTCCCGTGGACCATGCTGTTCAACATGACCGGGCACCCCGCGGTGAGCCTGCCCTGCGGCTTCGGCCACGACGGCCTCCCGATCGGACTGCAGCTCGTCGGCCGCTTCCGGGCCGATGCCGAATTGTTGCGTGTGAGCGCGCTGTTCGAGGCCTCGCACGACCTTCTGTCCCGTTGGCCGGAGTGA
- a CDS encoding ring-cleaving dioxygenase produces MSGLHHVTAIAGDPIRNFGFYTRDLGLRFVKKTVNFDDPSTYHFYYGDETGHPGTILTFFPWQGVPTGRRGVGETHQTAFRVPQRSLGYWTQRFTEKGIAYEALEKRFGESVLPFTDPDGMALALVGVPGAENEPGWSNGNVPAEHAIRGFHGVTLLLDSAAKTAAVLTDVFGFEETAREGSVIRFKAPGDAQGSVVDIYEAKGFLRGHQGGGSVHHIAFRAADDAEQGRMAQKLVSNHGLHPTEQRDRNYFRSIYFREPGGVLFEIATDIPGFAVDEPVASLGRDLKLPGFLEPHRKQIEGVLPKLEETAS; encoded by the coding sequence ATGTCTGGACTGCACCATGTCACTGCGATTGCCGGCGACCCCATCAGGAATTTCGGCTTTTACACCCGCGATCTCGGGCTGCGCTTCGTCAAGAAGACGGTCAATTTCGATGATCCGTCGACCTATCACTTCTATTATGGCGATGAGACCGGCCACCCCGGCACTATCCTGACCTTCTTCCCCTGGCAGGGCGTGCCCACGGGGCGCCGCGGCGTCGGCGAGACGCATCAGACCGCCTTCCGCGTGCCGCAGCGCTCACTCGGCTACTGGACGCAGCGCTTCACCGAAAAGGGCATCGCTTACGAGGCGCTGGAGAAGCGGTTCGGCGAGTCGGTGCTGCCGTTCACCGATCCGGACGGCATGGCGCTGGCGCTGGTCGGCGTGCCCGGTGCCGAGAATGAGCCCGGCTGGAGCAATGGCAACGTGCCGGCTGAGCATGCGATCCGCGGCTTCCATGGCGTGACACTGCTGCTCGACAGCGCGGCGAAGACGGCTGCCGTTCTCACCGACGTGTTCGGCTTCGAGGAGACGGCGCGCGAGGGCTCCGTGATCCGCTTCAAGGCGCCGGGCGATGCGCAAGGCAGCGTCGTCGACATCTACGAGGCCAAGGGCTTTCTGCGCGGACATCAGGGTGGCGGCTCGGTGCACCACATTGCTTTCCGCGCGGCCGATGATGCCGAGCAAGGCAGGATGGCGCAGAAACTCGTCTCCAACCATGGCCTGCACCCGACCGAGCAGCGCGACCGCAACTACTTCCGCTCCATCTACTTCCGCGAACCCGGCGGCGTGCTGTTCGAGATCGCGACCGACATTCCCGGCTTCGCCGTCGACGAACCCGTGGCCTCGCTGGGACGCGACCTGAAGCTGCCGGGCTTCCTCGAGCCGCATCGCAAGCAGATCGAAGGCGTCCTGCCGAAGCTGGAAGAGACCGCGTCATGA
- a CDS encoding ABC transporter substrate-binding protein, whose translation MFKKLTIVAFTAAFAAAPLPVMAQSKKDSVVMAMALEPPGLDPTTAAAAAIAEVTLYNIYETLTKINEDGSTSPLLAESWTALPDLKTYTFKLRKGVKFHNGEPFGSAAVKFSFERNAVATSTNKDKSLFQSFEKIEAPDADTVVITLKYAEPNLPFLLGQASASIVEPKSAPTDATQPIGTGPYQLGAWAKGSSITLNKWADYRNTSAIKLSKVTIRFISDPAAQTAALLSGDVDAFPRVSAQRTIAQFKADPRFNVQVGGSRAKTIVGINERKKPLDDVRVRRAILAAIDRKAMIDGAVDGFGTPIGSFYVPGALGYVDTTGINPYDPEKAKKLLAEAGVTTPLEVSLKLPPPSYARQGGEILAAQLAKVGIIAKIENVEWAQWLSQVFAGNGPHNFDLTIVSHVEPFDLVKITEPDYYLGYNNEAFNALYKQIVSTPDEAARAKLLGDAQRMLATDAVAGFLYQPQLITITNKKLKGVWKDVPQYENDFSTWYWE comes from the coding sequence ATGTTCAAGAAATTAACCATCGTCGCATTCACCGCCGCATTCGCCGCGGCGCCGCTGCCGGTCATGGCGCAGAGCAAGAAAGACAGCGTCGTCATGGCGATGGCTCTGGAGCCGCCGGGACTCGATCCCACCACCGCAGCCGCTGCGGCGATTGCCGAAGTCACGCTCTACAATATCTACGAGACGCTGACCAAGATCAACGAGGACGGTTCGACGTCGCCCTTGCTGGCCGAGAGCTGGACCGCATTGCCCGACCTGAAGACCTATACGTTCAAGCTGCGCAAGGGCGTCAAATTCCACAACGGCGAGCCGTTTGGCTCCGCCGCGGTGAAGTTCTCGTTCGAACGCAACGCGGTGGCGACGAGCACGAACAAGGACAAGAGCCTGTTCCAGAGCTTCGAGAAGATCGAAGCGCCCGATGCCGACACGGTCGTGATCACCCTGAAATATGCCGAGCCGAACCTGCCCTTCCTGCTGGGGCAGGCAAGCGCGTCGATCGTCGAGCCGAAGAGCGCACCGACCGATGCGACGCAACCGATCGGCACCGGTCCCTACCAGCTCGGCGCCTGGGCCAAGGGCTCTTCGATCACGCTGAACAAATGGGCGGACTATCGCAACACTTCGGCGATCAAGCTGTCGAAGGTGACGATCCGCTTCATCTCCGATCCGGCCGCGCAGACCGCGGCGCTGCTCTCGGGCGACGTCGACGCGTTCCCGCGCGTGTCGGCCCAGCGCACCATCGCGCAGTTCAAGGCCGATCCGCGCTTCAACGTCCAGGTCGGCGGCTCCAGGGCCAAGACCATCGTCGGCATCAACGAGCGGAAGAAGCCGCTCGATGATGTGCGCGTGCGCCGGGCCATTCTCGCTGCGATCGATCGCAAGGCGATGATCGACGGCGCGGTCGACGGCTTCGGCACGCCGATCGGCAGCTTCTACGTGCCCGGTGCGCTCGGCTATGTCGACACCACCGGCATCAATCCCTACGATCCCGAGAAGGCGAAGAAGCTGCTGGCGGAGGCCGGCGTCACCACGCCGCTCGAGGTGTCGCTGAAGCTGCCGCCGCCGTCCTATGCGCGGCAGGGCGGCGAGATCCTCGCGGCCCAGCTCGCCAAGGTCGGCATCATCGCCAAGATCGAGAACGTCGAATGGGCGCAGTGGCTGTCGCAGGTGTTTGCCGGCAATGGTCCGCACAATTTCGACCTCACCATCGTGAGCCATGTCGAGCCGTTCGACCTCGTCAAGATCACCGAGCCGGACTACTACCTCGGCTACAACAACGAGGCGTTCAACGCGCTCTACAAGCAGATCGTGTCGACGCCGGATGAGGCTGCCCGCGCCAAGCTGCTCGGCGATGCCCAGCGTATGCTGGCCACCGATGCGGTCGCCGGTTTCCTGTACCAGCCGCAGCTCATCACCATCACCAACAAGAAGCTGAAGGGCGTCTGGAAGGACGTCCCGCAGTACGAGAACGATTTTTCGACCTGGTACTGGGAGTAA
- a CDS encoding ABC transporter ATP-binding protein, translated as MMMSTPAIAPLIEVDNLGVRLNTSRGPAQAVRGVSFSLKRGETLGLVGESGCGKSVTALSLMGLLPDSAVVGGSIRLEGRELVGLSDRDYCRLRGNRISMIFQEPMTALNPMHTIGHQVAEPLRRHKNYSAAQARREAIALLDRVGLPDAAKRIDAYPHQFSGGQRQRITIAMALACEPDLLIADEPTTALDVTIQGQILDLIADLVEERGMSMILISHDLGVIAENVQRMMVMYGGTVVESGPTDEVFRRMGHPYTQGLFRARPRLGARKGTRLKTISGTVPELADLPAGCTFSDRCPLVEDRCRAALPPMVEVGPGHDVRCLRTDVSMADRVGAVSA; from the coding sequence ATGATGATGAGCACTCCCGCAATCGCGCCGCTGATCGAGGTCGACAATCTCGGCGTCCGCCTCAACACCAGCCGCGGCCCGGCGCAGGCCGTGCGCGGCGTCAGCTTTTCCTTGAAGCGCGGCGAGACGCTGGGACTGGTCGGCGAATCCGGTTGCGGCAAGTCGGTTACGGCGCTGTCCCTGATGGGACTGTTGCCGGACAGCGCCGTCGTCGGCGGCAGCATCCGGCTCGAGGGCCGCGAGCTGGTCGGGCTCTCGGACCGCGACTACTGCCGCCTGCGCGGCAACCGCATCAGCATGATCTTCCAGGAGCCGATGACCGCGCTCAACCCGATGCACACGATCGGGCACCAGGTGGCCGAGCCGCTCCGCCGTCACAAGAACTATTCGGCGGCGCAGGCACGAAGGGAAGCGATCGCCTTGCTCGACCGCGTCGGCCTTCCCGATGCGGCGAAGCGCATAGACGCCTATCCGCACCAGTTCTCCGGCGGCCAGCGCCAGCGCATCACAATCGCCATGGCGCTTGCCTGCGAGCCGGACCTGTTGATCGCGGACGAGCCGACCACCGCGCTGGACGTCACCATCCAGGGGCAGATCCTCGATCTCATTGCCGATCTCGTCGAAGAGCGCGGCATGTCGATGATCCTGATCTCGCACGACCTCGGCGTCATCGCCGAGAACGTGCAGCGCATGATGGTGATGTATGGCGGCACCGTGGTCGAGAGCGGCCCCACCGACGAGGTGTTCAGGCGCATGGGGCATCCCTATACGCAGGGCCTGTTTCGCGCTCGCCCACGCCTTGGTGCGCGCAAAGGGACGCGGCTGAAAACCATCTCGGGCACCGTGCCGGAGCTCGCCGACCTGCCGGCGGGCTGCACCTTCTCCGATCGCTGCCCGCTCGTCGAGGACAGGTGCCGCGCGGCGCTGCCGCCGATGGTCGAGGTCGGACCCGGCCATGACGTGCGCTGCCTGCGCACGGATGTCTCGATGGCCGATCGCGTCGGAGCAGTGTCCGCATGA
- a CDS encoding oligopeptide/dipeptide ABC transporter ATP-binding protein translates to MTAASHTLLDVKDLVQRYTLPRESLFRPPSQVLALNGVSVQVAAGRSLGVVGESGSGKSTFARLVMALERPTSGQVALLGRDLNRIPADELRRARRDFQMVFQDPYGSLDPRQTIARIVAEPLTVLEETDRSTLRARVSAVLRQVGLRDADMDKYPHEFSGGQRQRIAIARALITQPKLIVADEPVSALDVSVQAQVLNLMQDLQEQFGLSYILISHDLAVVDYLCDEVAVMYLGRIVEQGRPEDLFKRCAHPYTRALLDAVPRARAGGGRRRRGAQAIASQSAAATGCPYVSRCPLADQHCRDVPPPLRRIGEAHLAACHKAEAVAALPQAAMEG, encoded by the coding sequence ATGACCGCCGCCTCGCATACGCTCCTTGACGTCAAAGACCTGGTGCAGCGTTACACCCTGCCGCGCGAAAGCCTGTTCCGGCCGCCGTCGCAAGTGCTCGCGCTGAACGGCGTCAGCGTGCAGGTCGCGGCGGGCAGGAGCCTCGGCGTCGTCGGCGAATCCGGCTCGGGCAAGTCGACCTTCGCGCGACTGGTGATGGCGCTGGAGCGACCGACGTCGGGGCAGGTCGCGCTGCTCGGCCGCGACCTCAACCGCATCCCGGCCGATGAATTGCGCCGGGCCCGGCGCGATTTCCAGATGGTGTTTCAGGATCCTTATGGATCGCTCGACCCGCGCCAGACCATCGCGCGCATCGTCGCGGAGCCCTTGACCGTGCTGGAGGAGACCGATCGCAGCACGCTGCGCGCGCGGGTTTCGGCTGTGCTGAGGCAGGTCGGCCTGCGCGATGCCGACATGGACAAATATCCGCACGAATTCTCCGGCGGCCAGCGCCAGCGCATCGCGATTGCGCGCGCCCTGATCACCCAGCCGAAGCTGATCGTCGCCGACGAGCCGGTCTCCGCGCTCGACGTCTCCGTGCAGGCGCAGGTGCTCAACCTGATGCAGGATCTGCAGGAGCAGTTCGGCCTGAGCTACATCCTGATCAGCCATGACCTCGCGGTCGTCGATTATCTCTGCGACGAGGTCGCCGTGATGTATCTCGGCCGGATCGTGGAGCAGGGGCGTCCCGAAGACCTGTTCAAGCGCTGCGCCCATCCCTATACGCGGGCCCTGCTGGACGCCGTACCGCGCGCCCGCGCCGGCGGTGGCCGGCGGCGGCGTGGCGCCCAGGCGATCGCTTCGCAATCGGCGGCCGCGACCGGATGCCCCTATGTCTCGCGCTGTCCGCTCGCCGATCAGCATTGCCGTGACGTTCCGCCTCCGCTACGCAGGATCGGCGAGGCGCATCTCGCCGCCTGCCATAAGGCCGAGGCCGTGGCGGCGTTGCCGCAAGCTGCCATGGAAGGTTAG
- a CDS encoding amidase family protein, whose translation MKKPIRRDARRVAAAVSAEAPTSLKLENSPMSDIAHALASGRVTATALTKAYLARIEAYDRDGVMLNSVRELNPDALSIAGKLDDTKPSVKRPLAGIPILVKDNIATGDEQPTTAGSLALEGARAKDDATVVKLLRDAGAVILGKANLTEFANMLAIDMPSGYSSLGGQVKNPYAPTLIDDQGNPVVNPGGSSSGSAVAVAAGLCTASIGTETSGSLLHPPAGTASSP comes from the coding sequence ATGAAGAAGCCAATCCGCCGCGATGCGCGCCGCGTCGCGGCTGCCGTCAGCGCCGAGGCACCGACCTCGCTGAAGCTCGAGAATTCGCCCATGAGCGATATCGCCCATGCTTTGGCCAGTGGGCGGGTTACTGCCACGGCGCTGACCAAAGCTTATCTCGCGCGCATTGAGGCCTACGACCGCGATGGAGTGATGCTCAACTCCGTACGCGAGCTCAATCCCGACGCGCTGTCGATCGCGGGCAAGCTCGACGACACGAAGCCGTCGGTCAAACGGCCGCTGGCTGGCATCCCGATCCTGGTGAAGGACAACATTGCGACCGGCGACGAACAGCCGACGACGGCGGGTTCGCTGGCGCTGGAAGGCGCGCGCGCCAAGGACGACGCCACCGTCGTCAAGCTGCTGCGGGATGCAGGCGCGGTGATCCTGGGCAAGGCGAACCTGACGGAATTCGCCAACATGCTCGCAATTGACATGCCCTCGGGCTACTCATCGCTGGGCGGTCAGGTGAAGAACCCCTACGCGCCGACGCTTATCGACGACCAAGGCAACCCGGTGGTGAACCCGGGGGGCTCAAGCTCGGGTTCGGCGGTCGCTGTAGCGGCCGGTCTATGCACGGCCTCGATCGGCACCGAGACCTCGGGCTCGCTGCTGCACCCGCCAGCCGGAACGGCATCGTCACCGTAA
- a CDS encoding ABC transporter permease codes for MSAPLSSSLDAPVAARPLPARTFWRRALRHRSFVVGGVLSLLVLASALLSLVWTPWSPYEIDIAAKLKPPSAAHWLGTDSFGRDIVSLLLAGARSTILVGIIAVSIGLTFGVCLGLIAAARRGWTEEIIMRFSDFTFAFPAVLSAIMLAAVVGPGMVTSIVAIGIFQIPTLTRLTRGSANAIWAREFVLAARAAGKGSFRITIEHVLPNILSILIVQATIQFALAILAEAALSYLGLGTQPPQPSWGRMLNDAQTLLFQSPMLAVYPGAAIAIAVLGLNLLGDGLRDLLDPRLARER; via the coding sequence GTGAGCGCGCCGCTGAGTTCGTCGCTTGACGCGCCGGTCGCCGCGCGTCCTCTCCCGGCCCGCACGTTCTGGCGCCGCGCGCTGCGGCATCGCAGCTTCGTGGTCGGCGGCGTGCTCAGCCTGCTCGTTCTCGCCTCTGCACTATTGTCGCTGGTGTGGACGCCGTGGTCGCCCTACGAGATCGACATCGCCGCAAAGCTCAAGCCGCCGTCCGCGGCGCACTGGCTAGGCACCGATTCCTTCGGCCGCGACATCGTTTCGCTGCTGCTGGCCGGTGCCCGCTCGACCATCCTGGTCGGCATCATCGCGGTCAGCATCGGTCTCACCTTCGGCGTCTGCCTCGGCCTGATCGCCGCGGCGCGCCGGGGCTGGACCGAAGAGATCATCATGCGCTTTTCGGACTTCACCTTCGCCTTTCCGGCCGTGTTGTCCGCCATCATGCTCGCTGCGGTCGTGGGGCCCGGCATGGTGACGTCGATCGTCGCCATCGGCATCTTCCAGATCCCGACGCTGACCCGTCTGACGCGCGGTTCGGCCAACGCGATCTGGGCCCGCGAGTTCGTCCTGGCGGCGCGCGCCGCGGGGAAGGGCAGTTTCCGCATCACCATCGAGCACGTGCTGCCGAACATCCTGTCGATCCTGATCGTGCAGGCGACGATCCAGTTCGCGCTCGCGATTCTCGCCGAAGCCGCCTTGTCCTATCTCGGCCTCGGCACGCAACCGCCGCAGCCGTCCTGGGGGCGCATGCTGAACGACGCGCAAACCCTGCTGTTCCAGTCGCCGATGCTCGCGGTCTATCCCGGGGCGGCGATCGCGATCGCGGTGCTCGGTCTCAATCTGCTCGGCGACGGATTGCGCGATCTGCTCGATCCCAGGCTGGCGCGGGAGCGATGA
- a CDS encoding amidase family protein has protein sequence MHGLDRHRDLGLAAAPASRNGIVTVKPTVGLISRAGILPLSHSQDTAGPMTRTVRDAAMLLNVLAAEDPLDPVTQRQRRPADYTADLAHDAMKGARIGVPSDPADPLNDCFYGKLPPSGAKVMADVIKVLADLGAVIVRASMPAAGWMSGPGTTMAVLNRNPLSGNKGNPVAQRIVFLYELKRDLNLYLKDWATNTKIKTIADIVAFNEANAGKTLRFGQDLFLAANLTRGDLSEREYKSARVMDLLTARTRGMDAYMNLHKLDAVLFPGAMGAAIAAKAGYPSVVVPGGFVSGVDGKDTPDYPLGVTFAGRAWSEHKLLRLAYAYEQASNMRKPPPGLPSL, from the coding sequence ATGCACGGCCTCGATCGGCACCGAGACCTCGGGCTCGCTGCTGCACCCGCCAGCCGGAACGGCATCGTCACCGTAAAGCCGACCGTCGGACTGATCAGCCGTGCCGGCATCCTGCCGCTCTCGCACAGCCAGGACACCGCAGGGCCGATGACGCGTACGGTGCGCGACGCGGCGATGCTCCTGAACGTGCTGGCGGCCGAGGACCCGCTCGACCCCGTGACACAACGGCAGCGGCGGCCGGCCGATTACACCGCCGACCTCGCGCACGATGCGATGAAGGGCGCCCGCATCGGCGTGCCGAGCGACCCAGCCGACCCGCTGAACGACTGCTTCTACGGCAAGCTGCCACCCAGCGGGGCCAAGGTGATGGCCGACGTGATCAAGGTGCTGGCGGATCTGGGCGCCGTCATCGTGCGCGCCAGTATGCCGGCGGCCGGCTGGATGAGCGGACCAGGAACGACCATGGCCGTGCTCAACCGCAATCCGCTGAGCGGCAACAAGGGCAATCCGGTCGCGCAGCGGATTGTTTTCCTCTACGAACTGAAGCGTGACCTCAACCTCTACCTGAAGGACTGGGCGACCAACACGAAGATCAAGACCATCGCCGACATCGTGGCGTTCAACGAGGCGAATGCCGGCAAGACGCTGCGTTTCGGCCAGGACCTGTTCCTCGCCGCTAACCTCACCAGGGGCGATTTGAGTGAGCGCGAGTACAAGTCGGCACGCGTCATGGATTTGCTCACCGCCAGGACGCGTGGCATGGACGCCTACATGAACCTGCATAAACTTGATGCCGTCCTGTTCCCCGGCGCGATGGGCGCCGCGATCGCCGCCAAAGCGGGCTATCCCAGCGTCGTCGTGCCTGGCGGCTTCGTCTCGGGGGTCGATGGCAAGGACACGCCCGACTATCCGCTCGGCGTCACCTTCGCGGGTCGTGCCTGGAGCGAGCACAAACTTCTGCGCCTGGCCTACGCCTACGAGCAGGCCTCCAACATGCGCAAGCCGCCGCCCGGTTTGCCCTCCCTTTAG
- a CDS encoding magnesium transporter CorA family protein produces the protein MLKLYRWPTDDWRNIGAEMPSGIIWADLLNGTAAEKQFVERRLKIRIPSEETLSEIEASSRLIFDHGTLYLSSPAVRLNEDHEAEITPVGFIIGPRVLVTVHFWPLPVFDDVGKRIGSDDSLENGMCVFTSLLESMVERGADVLEHLGAQTDTLSRRVFKGGLVRTKRPVRSSRRMREALEDVGDLADRLAKARDVLLGVGRIATFADEVGSEWITASSKKRLEAVSKDVASLSDYETRLSDKIQLLLDAVLGFVNIQQNDLFKILTIVSVVGVPPTILVGIWGMNFKNMPELSWTFGYPLAWLAVIASGVLPLIWFMQRGWFD, from the coding sequence TTGCTCAAACTGTACAGGTGGCCGACCGATGACTGGCGGAACATCGGCGCTGAGATGCCGTCCGGGATCATCTGGGCCGATCTGCTGAATGGCACGGCCGCAGAAAAGCAATTCGTCGAGCGGCGGCTCAAGATACGCATCCCTTCCGAAGAGACGCTGAGCGAGATCGAAGCTTCAAGCCGCCTGATCTTCGACCACGGCACGCTCTATCTCAGCTCGCCGGCCGTCAGACTTAACGAGGACCACGAGGCCGAGATCACGCCGGTGGGCTTCATCATCGGGCCGCGGGTGCTGGTGACCGTGCACTTCTGGCCGCTCCCTGTCTTCGACGATGTCGGCAAGCGCATCGGTTCGGACGACAGCCTCGAGAACGGCATGTGCGTGTTCACCAGCCTGCTCGAATCCATGGTCGAGCGCGGCGCCGATGTCCTGGAGCACCTCGGCGCGCAAACCGATACGCTGTCGAGGCGCGTCTTCAAGGGTGGGCTCGTTCGAACCAAGCGTCCCGTTCGCTCCAGCCGCAGGATGCGTGAAGCGCTGGAGGACGTCGGCGACCTGGCCGACCGCCTCGCCAAGGCGCGAGACGTCTTGCTTGGCGTCGGCCGAATTGCAACCTTCGCGGACGAGGTCGGAAGCGAGTGGATCACGGCCTCGTCGAAGAAGCGCCTTGAAGCCGTATCAAAGGACGTCGCATCGCTCAGTGATTACGAGACGCGCTTGTCAGACAAGATCCAGCTCCTGCTCGACGCCGTCCTCGGCTTCGTCAACATCCAGCAGAACGATCTCTTCAAGATCCTCACGATCGTATCCGTGGTCGGTGTGCCGCCGACGATCCTGGTCGGCATCTGGGGCATGAACTTCAAGAACATGCCCGAGCTGAGCTGGACGTTCGGCTATCCGTTGGCGTGGCTCGCCGTCATCGCCAGCGGCGTCTTGCCTCTGATCTGGTTCATGCAGCGCGGCTGGTTCGATTGA